A DNA window from Haloactinospora alba contains the following coding sequences:
- a CDS encoding FkbM family methyltransferase, translating to MRAFVRRYPAVRHATRQLRIRLPQGLGGVSRDRRPPRQRSFSLRLPRRAGSPTAGPDTLQVSAPGGFWMAKKLQRGGLANYEPETLACFLAALEHARSGAVLDIGSNVGVYSTLAAARSQRPTYAFEPTPAIAAAARAVAVRNNLPVRVVELALSSHSGTGPLFLSATSDASNSLARGFRPGVGRLPVRLETLSHWQEAEGVCPSILKLDTETTEPDVIAGGLEVLRRFRPWVFCEVLPGWGVEERLMALLEPLEYRWYQLCGHPPYRPRPTITGNSPDPTQRMWLFAPTTLPEGVWDTARAWRRAIDACTPLAGQTAE from the coding sequence ATGCGGGCTTTCGTCCGCCGCTACCCCGCCGTCCGCCACGCGACCCGGCAACTGCGCATCCGGCTCCCGCAGGGTCTGGGAGGGGTCAGCCGCGACCGCCGCCCACCGCGACAGCGCAGTTTCTCCCTGCGGCTGCCACGCCGCGCGGGATCTCCGACCGCCGGACCGGACACGCTTCAGGTGTCCGCACCGGGCGGTTTCTGGATGGCCAAGAAACTCCAGCGCGGCGGATTGGCCAACTACGAACCCGAGACACTGGCGTGTTTCCTGGCCGCCCTGGAGCACGCCCGCTCCGGTGCCGTACTGGACATCGGGTCGAACGTGGGGGTGTACAGCACGCTCGCGGCGGCGCGCAGCCAGCGCCCCACCTACGCCTTCGAACCGACCCCCGCGATCGCCGCGGCCGCCCGCGCGGTGGCCGTGCGCAACAACCTGCCGGTGCGGGTGGTGGAACTGGCACTGAGCAGCCACAGCGGCACCGGGCCGCTGTTCCTGTCGGCGACGAGCGACGCCTCGAACTCCCTGGCCCGCGGGTTCCGTCCGGGGGTGGGGCGGCTCCCGGTCCGGTTGGAGACCCTGTCGCACTGGCAGGAGGCCGAAGGGGTCTGCCCGTCAATCCTCAAGCTCGACACGGAGACGACCGAACCGGACGTGATCGCGGGCGGACTGGAGGTGCTGCGCCGGTTCCGGCCCTGGGTGTTCTGCGAGGTCCTACCCGGCTGGGGTGTGGAGGAACGGCTGATGGCGCTACTGGAGCCGCTCGAGTACCGGTGGTACCAGCTGTGCGGCCATCCCCCCTACCGGCCGCGCCCCACCATCACCGGCAACAGCCCGGACCCCACCCAGCGCATGTGGTTGTTCGCCCCCACCACCCTGCCGGAAGGAGTGTGGGACACCGCCCGCGCGTGGCGCCGCGCCATCGACGCGTGCACCCCGCTCGCGGGACAGACCGCCGAGTAG
- a CDS encoding DUF6221 family protein encodes MSGDTGELAAFLREQLDLEEHQAWALLSSLMDSASASEEIDQRIEDAEREYGDRIQQDEDLTQDLLRAKSNQRRSDWNRKESASLLDEVLSMIEQARGVLAECERTGNVARLRKIAARYSQRPGYREEWAP; translated from the coding sequence GTGAGCGGGGACACGGGAGAGCTCGCCGCGTTTCTGCGTGAGCAGCTCGACCTCGAGGAACATCAGGCGTGGGCGTTACTGTCCTCGCTCATGGACTCGGCCTCGGCTTCCGAGGAGATCGACCAGCGGATCGAGGACGCGGAGCGGGAGTACGGAGACCGGATCCAGCAGGACGAGGACCTCACGCAGGATCTGCTGCGCGCCAAGTCGAACCAGAGAAGATCCGACTGGAACCGGAAGGAGTCCGCGTCCCTCCTGGACGAGGTGCTGAGTATGATCGAGCAGGCTCGCGGGGTGCTCGCCGAGTGCGAGAGGACGGGCAACGTCGCGAGGCTGCGCAAAATCGCCGCCCGGTACTCACAGCGCCCGGGCTACCGGGAGGAGTGGGCGCCGTGA